The proteins below are encoded in one region of Parvicella tangerina:
- a CDS encoding quinone-dependent dihydroorotate dehydrogenase: protein MYKFILRPIFFLFDPEKVHHFVFKLIKFINAIPGLGAINRSLFTVNDKRLERSLFGLTFKNPVGIAAGFDKNAVLYNELENYGFGFVEIGTVTPKPQAGNPTPRLFRLKEDQGLINRMGFNNEGVDAAVERLKKRKTKIIIGGNIGKNTKTTDGHLLEDYEYNYRKLHAYVDYFVINVSCPNIGNIAKLNDKNFLIELLSTLKAINNELGKDRPILLKIGPDRTNEGLDEVIEVIAKSGIDGVIATNTATDRSNLKTTPEKLAEIGNGGLSGQPLKDRSTEVIRYLAKKSNKAFPIIGVGGIHSAEDAIEKIEAGADLVQIYTGFIYEGPKLVKKINQAILKSTN from the coding sequence ATGTATAAGTTTATTCTTCGTCCCATTTTCTTTCTTTTTGACCCAGAAAAGGTTCATCACTTTGTTTTCAAACTGATTAAGTTCATCAACGCTATACCAGGATTAGGAGCTATCAATCGCTCCCTTTTTACAGTGAACGACAAGCGGTTAGAACGAAGTTTATTTGGTTTAACATTCAAAAATCCAGTGGGCATTGCCGCAGGTTTTGACAAAAATGCTGTTTTGTATAATGAATTAGAAAATTATGGTTTTGGCTTTGTTGAAATTGGTACCGTGACACCAAAACCTCAAGCTGGAAATCCTACGCCAAGACTTTTTCGTCTCAAAGAAGATCAAGGGTTGATCAACAGAATGGGGTTTAATAACGAAGGAGTAGATGCGGCTGTTGAAAGACTGAAAAAGCGGAAAACTAAAATCATTATAGGAGGAAACATTGGAAAGAACACAAAAACGACAGATGGTCACCTATTGGAAGACTACGAATATAACTACCGCAAACTACATGCCTACGTAGACTATTTTGTGATTAATGTAAGTTGCCCTAACATCGGAAACATTGCCAAACTTAACGACAAAAATTTCCTTATTGAGCTACTTTCAACACTCAAGGCCATCAACAATGAACTTGGAAAAGACAGGCCTATTCTACTAAAAATCGGTCCTGACCGAACGAACGAAGGGTTAGATGAGGTGATAGAAGTTATTGCAAAGTCAGGGATTGATGGTGTAATTGCAACCAATACTGCAACAGACCGGTCTAACCTTAAGACTACTCCTGAAAAACTAGCAGAAATTGGGAACGGAGGCTTAAGTGGTCAACCTTTGAAGGATAGAAGCACCGAAGTCATCAGATACCTGGCGAAAAAATCTAACAAAGCTTTCCCGATAATTGGGGTCGGAGGCATCCATTCCGCAGAAGATGCCATCGAAAAAATAGAGGCTGGTGCTGACCTTGTACAAATCTATACAGGCTTTATTTATGAGGGTCCCAAACTGGTAAAGAAGATCAACCAGGCGATTCTAAAATCAACTAACTAA
- a CDS encoding heavy-metal-associated domain-containing protein — protein MKKYILLVLILSLGASVFGQKKVQTDTIKVYGNCGMCEERIENACDVIGVKRASWSDKTEMLTITYKPSRISIEEIHQLCADVGHSTSKVKANQEAYNNLHHCCKYVEHDHEGEHEHEHETEEEGHADH, from the coding sequence ATGAAAAAATATATTTTATTGGTACTTATCCTGTCACTAGGAGCATCCGTTTTTGGACAGAAGAAGGTTCAAACAGACACAATCAAAGTTTATGGAAATTGCGGGATGTGTGAAGAAAGAATTGAAAATGCCTGTGATGTAATTGGCGTTAAAAGAGCAAGCTGGAGCGACAAAACAGAGATGTTGACAATTACCTACAAACCCTCAAGAATATCCATTGAGGAAATCCATCAACTTTGTGCAGATGTTGGTCATTCAACTTCTAAAGTAAAGGCGAATCAAGAGGCTTATAATAATTTACATCACTGCTGCAAGTATGTAGAGCATGACCATGAAGGAGAACATGAACACGAACACGAAACAGAGGAGGAGGGCCATGCCGATCATTAA
- a CDS encoding TonB-dependent receptor — protein MPIIKSVFSFLVVLFLSSSLLAQEYLEGTVFEAGEVDRATPIPGVNVYFVDFDGGTITNPEGYFKIEIPEGAHQVVFSFVGLKNDTLHVHDLKNPVSIVMRDGDILPDVVVKGGSDGYRFEKFNPRDAHIMNEGELRKAACCNISESFETNPAIDANFTDAVTGTKQIQMLGLSGRYVQMMQDNIPMSRGLSTIYGLEFIPGAWVNSIQISKGAGSVVNGYESMTGQINIGMKNPETGEPLHVNVYSNTALRNELNIHSTFRVNKRWRSTVLGHAKYAGAKFDRNGDSFLDRPLSNTFIVQNQWNYSGPVLHSELGIGVVSLDNRAGQYSEAFDANVDFAPEIYTNPYRVHSYSGKVNAFAKIGYLFPQERYKSIAIQLNGSYHNQLGNFGYRHYGGEQASGYANLIFQDEIGEGDVHKYKTGASLIYDDYREETKKIQTTDTSYHWTEVVPGAYFEYSLNKTLFSMVAGIRADYHNIYGPFVTPRLNARWSLTEKTAFKFAAGMGRRTPNVFMENVGALASSRTWVINGTSSSPVYGLDQEIAANFGVSFNQDLKIGGEEANLNIDFYHSRFVNQIVADYDYSTRELHLYNLNGESFSNSAQVEFNFKPIKRLDVRMAYRWLDVRTQYLTGVLQQPLTAKHRGFVNVAKETRKNKHGSYWKFDITAQWVGQQRLPQTLDNPEVYQRSGTSDDYVLLNSQVTYLLRDKWEFYLGGENLTNFKLANPIVAASDPFSEYFDASMVWGPVFGRMIYLGARFTIK, from the coding sequence ATGCCGATCATTAAATCAGTTTTTAGTTTTCTCGTAGTTTTATTCCTTTCGTCAAGCTTACTGGCTCAAGAATATCTTGAGGGAACTGTTTTTGAGGCAGGTGAAGTTGATAGGGCTACACCAATTCCTGGGGTTAATGTTTATTTTGTTGACTTCGATGGAGGGACCATAACTAATCCAGAAGGTTATTTTAAGATAGAGATCCCAGAAGGAGCGCATCAAGTAGTATTTAGTTTCGTAGGTTTGAAGAACGATACCCTTCATGTACATGACCTAAAGAATCCTGTTTCAATTGTAATGAGAGATGGTGATATTCTTCCAGATGTCGTGGTAAAAGGAGGTAGTGATGGTTATCGGTTTGAGAAATTCAATCCGAGAGATGCACATATTATGAACGAAGGAGAACTTCGAAAAGCTGCGTGCTGTAATATTTCAGAAAGTTTTGAGACTAATCCTGCAATTGACGCCAATTTTACCGATGCGGTCACGGGTACTAAGCAAATCCAAATGCTGGGACTCTCCGGAAGATATGTTCAAATGATGCAAGATAACATTCCGATGTCAAGAGGGCTCAGTACTATTTATGGTTTAGAGTTTATTCCTGGAGCCTGGGTGAATAGTATTCAGATTTCTAAAGGTGCTGGCTCTGTGGTAAACGGTTACGAAAGTATGACTGGACAGATCAACATTGGAATGAAGAATCCAGAGACTGGAGAACCTTTACATGTCAATGTATATTCGAATACAGCACTTCGAAATGAGTTGAATATTCACTCTACATTTCGAGTAAATAAACGTTGGCGATCTACAGTTCTGGGGCATGCAAAGTATGCGGGAGCTAAATTTGATAGAAATGGAGATTCATTCCTCGATCGTCCGTTGAGTAATACATTTATTGTTCAAAACCAATGGAACTATTCTGGACCTGTTCTTCATTCTGAACTGGGGATTGGTGTAGTCTCTCTTGATAATAGAGCAGGGCAATATAGTGAGGCTTTTGATGCGAATGTAGATTTTGCTCCTGAGATTTACACTAATCCGTATCGAGTACATTCCTACTCTGGCAAAGTCAATGCTTTTGCCAAAATAGGATACTTATTTCCTCAGGAACGCTATAAAAGTATTGCAATTCAATTGAATGGATCCTACCATAACCAGCTGGGTAATTTTGGGTATCGTCACTATGGAGGTGAACAGGCTTCTGGTTATGCTAACCTTATTTTTCAAGATGAGATCGGGGAGGGAGACGTACACAAATATAAAACAGGAGCAAGCTTAATCTACGATGACTATCGCGAGGAAACAAAGAAAATTCAAACAACAGATACCTCTTACCATTGGACTGAAGTGGTTCCAGGTGCTTACTTTGAATATTCTTTGAATAAGACGCTTTTTAGCATGGTGGCTGGTATTCGAGCTGACTATCATAATATTTATGGACCGTTTGTAACACCAAGGTTGAACGCCAGATGGAGTCTGACAGAGAAGACGGCATTTAAATTTGCTGCTGGTATGGGTAGAAGAACCCCAAATGTCTTTATGGAAAACGTAGGTGCATTAGCATCCTCTCGAACTTGGGTTATAAATGGAACCTCGAGCAGTCCAGTATACGGACTTGATCAAGAAATAGCAGCGAATTTTGGTGTGAGCTTTAATCAAGACTTAAAAATTGGTGGTGAGGAGGCAAATTTGAACATTGACTTTTATCATTCTCGCTTTGTGAACCAAATTGTTGCAGATTATGATTATTCAACGCGAGAATTGCACCTTTATAATCTGAACGGAGAGTCCTTCTCTAATAGCGCTCAGGTTGAGTTTAATTTTAAACCAATAAAACGCTTGGATGTTCGAATGGCCTATCGATGGTTGGATGTGAGAACGCAGTATTTAACTGGTGTATTACAGCAGCCGCTAACTGCAAAACATAGAGGTTTTGTCAATGTGGCGAAAGAGACCAGAAAAAACAAGCATGGAAGCTACTGGAAATTTGATATTACTGCACAATGGGTCGGGCAACAGCGTTTGCCTCAGACTTTAGATAACCCTGAGGTGTATCAACGTTCAGGCACTAGTGATGATTATGTCTTACTTAATTCGCAGGTAACCTATTTGCTCAGAGATAAATGGGAGTTTTACCTCGGTGGTGAGAATTTAACCAACTTTAAACTCGCTAATCCGATTGTGGCAGCAAGCGACCCATTTTCTGAGTATTTTGATGCAAGCATGGTGTGGGGGCCGGTTTTTGGTCGTATGATTTACCTGGGCGCTCGGTTTACAATAAAATAA
- a CDS encoding DUF7948 domain-containing protein, producing MKTLYAGIISCLITFGLFGQNQEFESGLVSAQSFIKNEGQFDGRNWNSNGHIEYAMAQNPFYIFFSKSGITYRFDKIIKNPKLKGEEAEYENSGLPKRTNISELVHVKWINSNPNVKILAKEENQNYYSYAVRDFSSGETYNINHVKGYQKLIYKDLYDNIDVEYVFHPEGGVKYSIILHPGADPSDVRLAYSSAHTDVQNESIQIELEVDGKMHILTSLGEIVEHEPYTFVEENDEEVTSSYVFQNNELSFDLGSYDQNETVIIDPWIVSPTYTTSSAVWEVETDAGGNVYTIGGETPMELKKHDAAGNLQWTYTTPWDTASVWLGTLATDVGGTSYITSGTTPEIERVDNGGTMIWHNASGGGFLSSTEYWSISFNCDKTKLIVGGTKAAGLFDYYAAIFDIDITNGNVISDQTFAYTNIGGFGATPVEVRSISSARNAKFIYLTHEEVGAINQNLATCPNIEPTFQVDNTHHLGYKCENYLPSTQNGGGLKALIANDNYFYTHSGDEIHQWDLNTGAQLNTVSLPGGVSTTVPIVGGQVVECSGLAVDDCGNVYAGSTNQVVKFDENLNQLATSPTSFAVYDVSVNSNGEVLAVGAQSDNSATNRNGRIESLALSACAQYAVVCCDASFCEQDDLCESDAPVTLTPATAGGTWSGPGVDPVSGVFDPSTAGPGTHTITYTLTCGSESHDIVVSSCASLTACLESNGDVTVTSGSGPYTWYEWSAGGSTPITNQTECQNCGYTWQGFPLNQCLDGIAPVTTCNSPAGYVMSGTGTTYTPSAYPIYVIDNVGDSLIINAAGDLSACSSTCTNPTLSEVVTDVTCAGGTDGAIDVTVTGSSTYDYSWTNSATTEDISGVGAGTYTITVTDQTDPTCSATGTYTVNDGTSPTVVANATATTICSGDPVTLTGSGASTYTWDNSVTDGVAFNPTATTTYTVTGTDASGCTATDQITVTVNTCSCTLPTLSEVVTDVTCAGGTDGAIDVTVTGSSTYDYSWTNSATTEDISGVGAGTYTITVTDQTDPTCVTTGTYTVNDGTSPTVVANATATTICSGDPVTLTGSGASTYTWDNSVTDGVAFNPTATTTYTVTGTDASGCTATDQITVTVNTCSCTLPTLSEVVTDVTCAGGTDGAIDVTVTGSSTYDYSWTNSATTEDISGVGAGTYTITVTDQTDPTCVTTGTYTVNDGTSPTVVANATATTICNGDQVALSGSGSALTYTWDNGVANSVPFTPASTTTYTVTGEDALGCTATDQITITVNTCTGPTALFNPSSTSICVGDCIDLTNNSINVPAGAQVGWNLPGATPSTSTQYSPTNVCYNIAGSYWVTLVITDASFNVLDSTGTAITVSTCTPPVADFTMSAGPYCAGDCITFTSSSSYTSPATFAWNFGNGQTNVNENPGSAVCYNSPGTYDVSLVVTDANGTDTLTQTVTIADCTPPIAGFTVDNNTLCAGECVNITNTSVNGTSYAWTFNGGTPSTSSSADPGTVCFFGEGTYDISLVVTNAYGTDSTGSTITVNPLPSVETIADTSIVSSVELELEAYGDADLDYIWTPSTWLDCPDCQVTTATPQDTIFYMVTVTNDYGCIDTAGVLISVEFIEAIGVPSAFSPNDDGVNDVLYVQGSGINEMTFRVYNRYGQMVFESLDQSYGWDGTFQGKMEDPGVFVYYVIYTNSAGEEMILEGDVTLVK from the coding sequence ATGAAAACACTTTACGCAGGCATAATTTCTTGCCTAATTACATTCGGATTATTTGGACAAAATCAGGAGTTTGAATCGGGTTTAGTAAGCGCTCAGTCATTCATTAAGAACGAGGGGCAATTTGATGGGAGGAACTGGAATTCAAATGGCCATATTGAGTATGCAATGGCTCAAAACCCTTTTTATATCTTCTTCTCTAAGTCTGGCATTACTTACCGTTTTGACAAAATTATTAAAAATCCAAAACTTAAAGGGGAAGAAGCTGAGTATGAGAATTCTGGACTTCCAAAGCGAACAAATATATCTGAGCTGGTCCATGTTAAATGGATAAACTCAAATCCAAATGTAAAGATCTTGGCAAAGGAGGAAAATCAGAATTATTATTCCTATGCAGTAAGAGACTTTTCTTCAGGAGAGACTTATAACATTAATCATGTCAAAGGTTACCAAAAGCTGATCTACAAAGATTTATATGATAATATTGATGTGGAATATGTCTTTCATCCTGAAGGAGGTGTAAAGTATAGTATCATTCTGCACCCTGGAGCAGATCCTAGTGATGTTAGGTTGGCTTACTCTTCAGCGCATACTGATGTTCAAAATGAATCGATTCAAATCGAACTGGAAGTTGATGGTAAAATGCACATATTAACATCATTAGGAGAAATAGTTGAGCACGAACCATACACGTTTGTAGAAGAAAATGATGAAGAGGTCACTTCATCTTATGTGTTTCAAAACAATGAGTTGTCATTTGACTTAGGGAGTTATGACCAAAACGAAACAGTAATTATTGATCCTTGGATAGTGTCACCTACATACACAACTTCTTCGGCTGTTTGGGAGGTTGAGACTGATGCAGGAGGTAATGTCTATACGATTGGAGGAGAAACTCCCATGGAGTTAAAAAAGCACGATGCCGCAGGAAACCTACAATGGACGTATACTACTCCTTGGGATACGGCCTCGGTATGGTTAGGAACGTTGGCAACAGATGTGGGTGGAACCAGCTACATTACCTCTGGAACAACCCCTGAAATAGAAAGAGTAGATAATGGAGGTACTATGATTTGGCACAATGCCTCAGGAGGGGGGTTCCTTTCTTCCACAGAATATTGGAGTATCTCGTTCAATTGCGATAAAACAAAATTGATTGTTGGAGGTACTAAAGCCGCAGGTTTGTTTGATTATTATGCAGCGATTTTCGATATTGATATCACAAACGGTAATGTCATTTCTGATCAAACATTTGCCTACACTAATATTGGTGGGTTCGGTGCTACTCCAGTGGAGGTTAGGTCTATATCTTCGGCACGAAATGCGAAGTTCATCTACCTAACGCATGAAGAAGTAGGTGCGATTAACCAAAACCTAGCTACGTGTCCAAACATTGAGCCAACTTTTCAGGTAGACAATACGCATCATTTAGGATATAAATGCGAGAACTATCTGCCTTCAACTCAAAATGGAGGAGGGTTAAAGGCTTTGATAGCAAACGATAATTATTTTTATACTCACTCGGGTGATGAAATTCATCAATGGGACTTAAATACTGGAGCACAATTGAACACTGTTTCTCTTCCAGGAGGTGTTTCAACAACAGTTCCCATAGTGGGCGGTCAGGTTGTTGAATGCAGTGGTTTGGCTGTAGATGACTGCGGTAATGTATATGCAGGCTCAACCAACCAAGTGGTGAAGTTTGATGAAAACCTCAACCAATTGGCAACCAGTCCAACTTCTTTTGCTGTGTACGATGTTAGCGTTAACTCCAACGGTGAAGTGCTGGCTGTTGGTGCTCAGAGTGATAACTCAGCAACGAATAGAAATGGTAGAATTGAATCTTTGGCTTTAAGCGCTTGTGCTCAGTATGCTGTGGTTTGTTGTGATGCAAGTTTTTGTGAACAGGATGATCTGTGCGAGTCAGATGCTCCTGTGACTTTAACTCCTGCAACAGCAGGTGGGACGTGGAGTGGCCCTGGAGTTGATCCAGTTTCTGGAGTTTTTGATCCCTCAACTGCTGGTCCTGGAACACATACAATTACCTACACGCTCACTTGTGGAAGTGAATCGCACGATATTGTTGTATCAAGTTGTGCATCATTAACCGCGTGCCTTGAATCAAATGGGGATGTGACAGTTACTAGTGGGTCTGGCCCTTATACTTGGTATGAATGGTCTGCTGGGGGTTCTACACCAATTACTAATCAAACCGAGTGTCAGAACTGTGGGTATACCTGGCAAGGTTTTCCTTTGAACCAATGTTTAGATGGTATAGCTCCTGTTACGACCTGTAACTCCCCTGCTGGATATGTAATGTCTGGAACCGGAACAACATATACCCCTTCAGCTTATCCAATATATGTTATCGATAACGTAGGAGATTCATTAATTATCAATGCGGCTGGAGATTTGTCTGCTTGTTCATCTACTTGTACCAATCCTACCCTTTCAGAAGTGGTGACAGATGTTACTTGTGCAGGAGGTACAGATGGTGCAATAGATGTTACGGTAACTGGTTCATCGACTTACGACTATTCCTGGACGAATTCAGCGACTACAGAGGATATTTCAGGAGTAGGAGCGGGTACGTATACAATCACCGTAACGGATCAGACAGATCCTACCTGTTCAGCAACTGGAACTTACACCGTGAACGATGGTACATCACCAACCGTAGTGGCTAATGCGACTGCAACAACGATTTGTAGTGGTGATCCAGTGACATTAACAGGTAGTGGAGCTAGCACGTACACCTGGGATAACAGTGTTACTGATGGAGTTGCTTTTAACCCAACTGCAACTACTACTTATACGGTAACGGGAACGGATGCATCAGGGTGTACAGCAACAGATCAGATCACTGTAACGGTGAATACCTGCTCATGTACCTTACCAACGCTTTCAGAAGTAGTGACAGATGTTACTTGTGCAGGAGGTACAGATGGTGCAATAGATGTTACGGTAACTGGTTCATCGACTTACGACTATTCCTGGACGAATTCAGCGACTACAGAGGATATTTCAGGAGTAGGAGCGGGTACGTATACAATCACGGTAACGGATCAAACGGATCCCACCTGTGTGACAACTGGAACTTACACCGTGAACGATGGTACATCACCAACGGTAGTAGCTAATGCAACGGCAACAACGATTTGTAGTGGTGATCCAGTGACATTAACAGGTAGTGGAGCTAGCACGTACACCTGGGATAACAGCGTTACCGATGGAGTTGCTTTTAACCCAACTGCAACTACTACTTATACGGTAACAGGAACGGATGCATCAGGCTGTACGGCAACAGATCAGATCACTGTAACGGTGAATACCTGCTCATGTACCTTACCAACGCTTTCAGAAGTCGTGACAGATGTTACTTGTGCTGGAGGTACAGATGGTGCAATAGATGTTACGGTAACCGGTTCATCGACTTATGACTATTCCTGGACGAATTCAGCGACTACAGAGGATATTTCAGGAGTAGGAGCGGGTACGTATACAATCACGGTAACGGATCAAACGGATCCCACCTGTGTGACGACTGGAACTTACACCGTGAACGATGGTACATCACCAACTGTAGTAGCTAATGCAACAGCCACAACAATTTGTAATGGTGATCAAGTTGCTTTGTCTGGAAGTGGTTCGGCATTGACGTATACATGGGATAATGGAGTTGCTAATAGTGTTCCATTTACTCCCGCATCAACTACGACTTATACAGTAACGGGAGAAGATGCTCTTGGTTGTACGGCAACGGATCAGATTACGATAACGGTGAATACATGTACAGGTCCTACGGCATTGTTCAACCCTTCATCAACTTCCATTTGTGTGGGGGATTGTATTGATCTTACGAACAATAGTATCAATGTTCCTGCAGGGGCTCAGGTTGGTTGGAATCTACCAGGAGCTACACCTTCAACGAGTACACAATATAGTCCTACAAATGTATGCTATAACATAGCTGGATCATATTGGGTGACACTGGTTATTACAGATGCGAGTTTTAACGTCCTTGATTCAACAGGAACGGCCATTACAGTTTCAACATGTACGCCTCCAGTTGCTGATTTTACGATGTCAGCTGGGCCTTATTGTGCTGGAGACTGCATAACTTTTACAAGTTCGAGTTCGTATACCTCTCCAGCAACCTTTGCTTGGAACTTTGGAAATGGACAAACGAATGTCAATGAAAACCCAGGTTCAGCAGTGTGCTATAACTCACCGGGAACCTATGACGTATCACTTGTAGTTACCGATGCTAATGGTACAGATACACTGACCCAAACAGTGACCATTGCTGACTGTACCCCACCTATAGCTGGCTTCACAGTTGACAACAATACGCTTTGCGCAGGTGAGTGCGTGAATATTACAAATACTTCAGTGAATGGTACATCGTATGCATGGACATTTAACGGGGGAACTCCTAGTACATCAAGTTCAGCTGATCCTGGAACAGTCTGTTTCTTTGGAGAAGGGACCTATGATATTTCCTTGGTGGTTACCAATGCTTATGGAACGGATTCTACAGGATCTACGATAACAGTAAATCCTTTGCCGTCTGTTGAAACTATTGCAGATACTTCGATTGTTTCGAGTGTTGAACTTGAACTTGAAGCTTATGGAGATGCTGATTTGGACTATATATGGACGCCTTCCACCTGGCTTGATTGTCCAGATTGTCAGGTAACGACTGCAACACCTCAGGATACAATTTTCTATATGGTTACAGTAACCAATGATTATGGGTGTATTGATACTGCAGGAGTACTGATTAGCGTTGAGTTTATTGAAGCAATTGGAGTTCCAAGTGCATTCTCTCCAAATGATGATGGTGTGAATGATGTCTTATATGTTCAGGGAAGTGGTATCAATGAGATGACTTTCCGCGTATATAACAGATACGGTCAAATGGTTTTTGAGTCATTAGACCAATCCTACGGTTGGGATGGAACTTTCCAAGGAAAAATGGAGGATCCAGGAGTCTTTGTTTATTACGTAATCTATACGAATAGTGCTGGAGAAGAAATGATATTGGAGGGTGATGTAACCTTAGTCAAATAA
- a CDS encoding PorP/SprF family type IX secretion system membrane protein → MKKFLFLTLICFCCSIDSWAQTDRHYTMFYGNALSANPGAAGMLNGDARFFGSYRSQWASVTNNPYKTMNFAIDGRILKEKIKTGRLGIGLSFYNDKAGVGNMSSLNAGFAASYGLEVFEDIHLSVGAQGAYGQYSINTANFTWGTQWTGQDYDQNLYSFEPGYSDVNAFFDLSAGVYLYGQLGDHIDLKGGFSVLHITAQDVSLAGVEDRLYRNYTFSLFPEIRIPYQRIGFVPGIMTFFQGPNKEFMVGTDVKYYIKESSHYTGYYEEVSASLGSFWRAGDAIVVTAGFNYAGISAGVAYDFNYSKLNLASNWMGAYEFYLKYRLGFNYRWTVGGKGRF, encoded by the coding sequence ATGAAGAAATTTTTATTCCTTACCCTAATTTGCTTTTGCTGCTCAATTGATTCTTGGGCGCAAACAGATAGACATTATACGATGTTTTATGGTAATGCATTAAGTGCTAACCCTGGTGCCGCAGGGATGCTTAATGGTGATGCGCGGTTCTTTGGCTCTTACAGAAGTCAGTGGGCAAGTGTTACCAATAACCCTTATAAAACCATGAATTTTGCCATTGATGGAAGAATTTTGAAAGAGAAGATCAAAACTGGGAGACTGGGGATTGGCTTGTCTTTCTATAATGATAAAGCGGGGGTTGGAAACATGTCAAGCTTGAATGCAGGTTTTGCGGCAAGTTATGGGCTAGAGGTTTTTGAAGATATACATCTATCGGTTGGAGCGCAAGGAGCTTATGGTCAATACTCCATTAATACGGCTAATTTCACCTGGGGAACACAATGGACTGGTCAGGATTATGACCAAAACCTATATAGTTTTGAACCTGGTTACTCAGATGTGAATGCATTTTTTGATCTTTCCGCAGGTGTCTATTTATATGGACAACTGGGTGATCATATCGATCTTAAGGGAGGTTTTTCTGTACTTCACATTACTGCACAAGATGTGTCATTGGCTGGGGTAGAGGACAGACTTTATAGAAACTATACGTTTAGCCTATTTCCTGAAATCAGAATACCTTATCAAAGAATTGGTTTTGTACCAGGTATCATGACCTTTTTCCAGGGGCCAAATAAAGAATTTATGGTTGGAACAGATGTTAAATACTACATTAAGGAAAGTTCTCATTACACAGGTTATTACGAAGAGGTCTCAGCATCTCTGGGTTCTTTCTGGAGAGCGGGGGATGCGATTGTAGTGACGGCAGGATTTAACTATGCTGGAATTTCGGCTGGTGTTGCTTATGATTTTAACTACAGTAAGCTGAATCTAGCATCTAATTGGATGGGGGCCTATGAGTTCTATTTGAAGTATAGGCTTGGCTTTAATTATAGATGGACCGTAGGAGGTAAAGGAAGGTTTTAG